The Chryseobacterium indologenes genomic sequence TTTATAATTACAGAAACTCTCCGATCTGGGCTTCTAATACAGATGGACGGGGAAGCAGAGCTCTGTTTCAGCCTGATGGAAATTTAGTTGTTTATGATAGAGCAAACAGACCTGTGTTTAGTGCGGATACTTATAATAAAGGTGTAGACAGGCTGGTAGTGCAAAATGACGGAAACTTGGTGATTTACGGAAATTCAAATTATGCAGTCTGGGCATCAAAGAGCAGTGAAGGAAGTAAATCCGGAACTCATTACACAGGAACAATCTATAGAGACAAAAGCTTCAGCAAAGAACAAAAGTTTTATTCTGAAAATGGACAACATTACCTTGTTTTTCAAAATGATGGAAATCTGGTATTGTATAATGACAGAAATTCTCCGGTATGGGCCACCAACACAGAAGGAAGAGGAGTAAGAGCTCTATTTCAGGCAGATGGAAATTTGGTGGTTTACGACAGATCAAACAGACCTGTTTTCAGTGCCGACACGTATAATAAAAATTCTGACAGACTCGTAATACAGAATGACGGTAATCTTGTAATTTACAATACTTCAAACGCTGCGGTCTGGGCAGTAAAAAGATAAGGTATGAAAAGAGTTTGTATATAAGTATATTACTCATTCCATCATTTATTTTTCGTATCAGAAATCATATAAGTCTCTATGTATAGGGACTTATATTCGTTTTATGGATACTTTAGCAGATCAAAAGAAGACGTAACTCTCCGTCATTTTCAACAGGAGCCCTATGAATACACGGTAATACTTGTTGTGCAGGATGATCCACTGCCAGTCGCCAGAGATGCCCTACTCCCAGATTGACAGGCCGGGCATCAGGTTTGGGCTGATAATGGAGATCGAAAAAATATTCTTTTAAAAAATCCTCAAACTCATCATCCGGACCATTGTGTAATTCTTTAAGCCTTTCCCTAACTTCCGGAATCTGGATTTTTTGTTCGGCCTGGGCATTAGGGAGAATATCACTTGCTGCACCATGATATGTGCATAAAAAAGTATCTGTACCAATGGGTGAACGGTCGACATGATATGAATAGACATCTGTGGAAATAAAATCAAACTCCTTATCTCTTTCGTAATTTTTGAGCAAATTAAGAGACGGTAACGCTCCGAAATCTGATAGCAATTTTAAATCATTCAGAATAATGTCTCTTGCAGCACTTCCCTTTTCTGAAAGATCCAGAGCTGAAAGATCTTCTGCAGAAACTTCCGTGATATTTTCTTCCAACTGAAGTTTAGATACAATTTCATTAAAGTCACCCACCAAATCCCTATACCAGCACACAGCATTCATGTTTCCTTGAAAATGAGTATTGACAAGTTCTGAAAAAGTTGAAACTTTCCTTATTTGATGATTGTCAGAAAATATATTGCTCATATTTAAAATAGACCTGTTGGGTGTTTTTCTTCTTTGCAAAAATAAGAAATGAGGAGAAAAATAATATCATAAGACCATCTGTTTTTACCGATTCTGGCTTTTCATTTTTTTTAGCCTCAATCTCATCCAAAAGCCGATATTCGAAATACAGTTTTACTAATAAATAACATATTCAGAATACTTTAGCGCCAAATCTGCTAAGTAATCCTGTCAAAAAATATAGGAAAGTG encodes the following:
- a CDS encoding DUF1826 domain-containing protein, yielding MSNIFSDNHQIRKVSTFSELVNTHFQGNMNAVCWYRDLVGDFNEIVSKLQLEENITEVSAEDLSALDLSEKGSAARDIILNDLKLLSDFGALPSLNLLKNYERDKEFDFISTDVYSYHVDRSPIGTDTFLCTYHGAASDILPNAQAEQKIQIPEVRERLKELHNGPDDEFEDFLKEYFFDLHYQPKPDARPVNLGVGHLWRLAVDHPAQQVLPCIHRAPVENDGELRLLLIC